The sequence GGCTGTGAAATCGAAGTGTCTATTGTGTATTAGAACACTAAATCATCAACTAATTTAGGTGTATTTGAATCTTAGACAACACTAATTTGCATACCCATGTTGGTGGCAATCATCCTTCCGTTATGTTTTCAGATTTCCATGCTTCCAACAAAGATGAGTTAGTTCAGGTAACACTCTTCTTATGCTTCCTACTTATGGAGCTTCCAAATTACACTGACTATATATCAGTGGTGGAGGAcggaaaaaaattaaggtggggcgGACTCTAAACCATAAAAGAATTCGATGTAAAATTAAAGTTGTCGTATACGTCTGTTTGTTTGCGTGGCCACGTTGGGCCGTGGTTTTCATTCACATGGATAGAAAATAGACGCGGGTGGACGAAATGTGTCGGCCGTTGGAGTTGCACTGATGACTTGGTGTTGTGTGCTTTTTTATTTATTTGAGGGTACTTGGTGTCGTGTGTGTGCAGGAAAGGAACAAAGATGTCGATGATTGGATTGAGCGTTAGCTGCTGACTGCCTCTGGCTCACAGCCCAAATTTTCATTGTGCTGCTCACGGCCCAACAATGCAATAACCACCAGGCCTTTGCAGCATGGGTTGACCTTCCCTAAATAAAACCAAAAACTAGCGACTGATGTGTGCCTAAGCCTTACTGCGATACGTACACATATACGTACCTTGCAGGAAATCGAGGTAGGGCGGGCGCCCACCCTCGCCCTACCGAGAGCTCCGCCTGTGCTATATATGGTTGGGTCTACATAGTTTGCTTCCGTTGTTCAACCatttttggtgaattttggagtgtAGCTGTTAAAAATTGCATCTCCATGTCCGCGAGAATCTTTGTTAAATTTTCTATGCTTCAATTAAAATGAGCCATATTGGCATTGCACATTTTCATGCTTCCTACTCATGGGGCTTCTAAATTGTACTTGTTCGGTGTCCATAGATTGCTTCCATATTTCCTACTTCCTTTACAAAATTGTCGAATTTCAGATATGTATAATGCAGCCAATTTATCCTCTTAATTTGGAGCGGTAGGTTCTATTTTATTCTAATTGTATGTGTTGATATTATGATTGCCCCCCTTCTTTCAGTGTGTGTAGGCTAGCAAAAGTACCAATTTCAATTGATGAAATTAGTTTGTAATCACAAAATGATGCACACACATGTTGCCGCTAGGCATTGCTAACTTCAGTTTCAAAATGTTATGCTTACACTAGGCATGGGTATGTTATAGCATGAAACTGATGCTTTGTGTATCCATGCTTCTGAAGTTTATTGAATGTGTTGTTCATTCCAGATAGTTTGCTGCAATGGAACATGCTTCTACTTTTTTCTGTACTTGTTACGtttcatatgtgtgtgtgtgtgtgtgtattgcaTATACTGCAAGTTCACACCTTTCAGATTTCTTTGTTTCCAATTGTGAAGTCAGGTTGCCATGCTACAAACTATTTTATTTCTTGGAGAAGTTCTATAGTAGTGATTATTCCATGCCTTGAaagctaactacatatgcttctACTGTGTAGGTAGTTTGCTAGTTTGCTTTCATGGTTCCTGCTTCCGTAGTCTGATCCCTAGCGGTTCCCATGCTAGTTTGCTAGTCTGATACCTAGCAGTTCCCATGCAGCCGAGCAACCCGAAGGTACCGCGTTTCTTCTTTGCTCACTAAATCAGCCTCCTTTCCCTGCATTTCTGTTGGAATCCGACGTCTCACTGGGTCAAATTACTAGGGTTCTTGCTCTCGATTTCCGCAACCGGAGTTACCTGCTTACAGTTCTCGGTGAAGTTATTGAAGCATCGGGTTTGTTGCTTCCCCACAGAAGGTGTAGTGGCATCATAGAACCAGAGGGAGAGAGACCTGGAGTTGTTTTCTGGTTTTTGGGTTGGACATCAGAGAGTGGCAGCTGCTGCTGGTTGGTTTCTTGGTTCTTGATTTGCTTCTGTGGTGGAGACTGGCTAAGAAGACGAGGGAGGGTATTGAGGGCAAGGGTAATGGAGGTTGGGGGGCAGGCGATGATGGAGCCCCAGGGGGTGGAACTCGAGGATGACAGCATCAATTTCTGGGCCTCCCTTGGCGTGAGCACCCATGTCCATGGCGTTGACCAGATGGCGCTCCACAATGTGCACATTCTTGACCACCAAGGACAGTCACTGCCACCGGCGGTGGTCTCACACCCAGAGTCTGTCTGTAAGGAGTTGTTCCCTGTTGAAGTCGACCCATGCCTTGAGCCCCGGGTGGGGATGGAATTCGAGTCGGGCGAGGCTGCCAAGACCTTCTATATTGCTTATGCTGGCCGTGTTGGGTTTTCGGTCCGCATTGCTCGGTCCCGTAAGTCCAAGTGCAGTGAGTCCATCATCATGCTAAGGTTTGTCTGCTCAAAGGAAGGGTTCAGCAAGGAGAAGCGTGTTGTTGCAGGGAAGAAGACAAGGAAGAGGCTAGCCTCCATCAGGGAAGGCTGCAACGCCATGCTTGAGGTGCTTCGCAGAGGCGACAACAAGTGGGTTGCCACCAAGCTTGTCAAGGAGCATAACCATGAGGTTGGGATGCCCAGCACAGTGCACTATATAGCCACTGAGAGCGATACTATGGTTGACCCATACATTGACATGGAGTTTGAATCCCTTGAGTCTGCCAAGACATTCTACTACTCGTATGCTATCCGTGCGGGATTTGAAGTTCGCGTGCGCCAGTCTCGAAAATCACAAGATGAGTCACTCAAGATGCTAAAGCTTGTGTGCTCAAGGCACCGTTACCATTCAGGACGGGAGAACAATGGAGACGATACCAAGAGAGATCCCTCCAGAGACGGTTGTAGTGCACTGTTTGAGATAATTCGGAAGGACAAAGGTATCTGGAGGGTCTCCAAACTCATCCTAGAGCACACTCATGAGCTGAACCCTGCACCAGCAAGCAGCGTTTGTTGTGTCCGCTCACAAGGTGAGATACTTGTCATTGCAAAGAACTTTGCTGACACACGAAATCTTCTATTGAATGGCCAAGATTCTCAGCCTCGTAGAGAGATCCGGTATAATGATCTGGGGCCAGAGGATGCTCAAAGCCTACTTGAATATCTTAAAAAGGTACAGGCTGAGGACCCTGCATTTTTCTATGCTGTGCAGCTTGACAAGAATGAGGACACGGTCAATATCTTCTGGGCTGACGCGAGTGCTAGGATGGCTTATTACCATTTTGGTGACGCTGTTAAGTTTGAGACAGCATACAGGAGCAACAAGGAGCATATACCTATTGTCATATTTTCAGGTGTCAATCATCATGTGCAGCCTGTTATTTTTGGCTGTGCACTACTTGTTGAAGAATCTGAAGAATCATTTGTATGGTTATTTGAGAAATGGCTTGAAGCAATGCATGCGAGGCCTCCTGTTTCTTTCGTAACAGAGCTGAACCAAGAGATGGCAGCTGCAGCTGCCAAGGTATTACCTGACACCTGTCATATTTTCTGTGAAAAGCATATATTAGGCACGGTCAAGGAGGAGTTGCATAGTATTTATCCCGGACTAGACCATTTCATAACTGATCTGAGAAAGTGCATTGATGGATGTAGAATAGAAGaatcatttgaatcatgttggGAATCAGTTCTCATGAAACATGGCTTTAGAAATAATGAACATTTACAGTCTCTTTATGATATTCGCAAACGATGGGCCCCTGCATACACAAAGCAATCATTTCATGCCAGAAACCTGCTTGCACAAAGCTGTGAAAATCTTGAAAAGATTATAGATACATACTTCTCGTCCAAGACCCAATTACAGGTGGCTGTGCAGCAACTTGAACAAGCTATTTGTAATTTCCATGCGAAAGAAGCCCAGGCAGATTATCTGACAATGTTTCAACTACCAGCACTGAGGACTGCTTCACCAGTGGAGAAACAAGCAGGTTTAGTATTTTCTAGGAAAGTGTTTGATATATTTCAGGAGCAATTTGCGGAGTCCTTTGGGTACCATGCAGAGAGGCTCGAGGATAGGATGCTACACAAGTACCGCCTAACAGTAGATGATGGGGACGAGGAGGCACATATTGTCTCTTTCAGTCCAGATCAAACTACAGTGTGCTGTAGTTGTTGCTTATTCGAGAGCTGTGGAATCTTGTGCAGGCATGCTCTTCGAGTTTTTATCATCGAAGGAGTGCGTTTCCTTCCAAAGGCCTATGTCTTGAAACGCTGGACAAAGCATGCAAAAAGTACTGTCACCTTGGATAACTACATTGAACTAAGGGGATACTGTGAGGATCCTTCAACTTCAAGGTATAATGATCTTTGCTATGATGCAATCAAATGTGCAAAAGAGGGCTCAACATCCACTGAGCGCTATAAAATTGCTAAAGAGGCACTATGCAAGGCTCTTGATGAAATAATGCCTACAAGGAATATTAGAGAGCAAAATTCACAAAACTGTACAACATCATTAAAAAGTCCAGTCAAGAAATTTGGGACAGCCAAAGGTACCTCTGGCAAGAGCATAAAGAGGCCAGCATTCAAAAATTCCCTTGTGGAGAGCAATGGCAATAGATGACCAGATATTGTGAATTTGAACATAATTGATTTCACCTGCTCTGACCTTGTATAGTTGTAGTATCATTCAATCTAGTAGTCTCTTACGCTGTGGCTGGCCACGGCCTTTTTCCTGTCAGTTCTAGTAACAGCAATGGTGCTAATGAATCATTTGAGACATTACTGTTCAAAAAGAATGTAGGAACATATGCCCTTCTTGGGAATTTTTTATGAATGGCACTGTAGGAAGGGCAATTTTGTTACATGGTAGTACATCCATAATTTTATACGTATCATTTGCATTACCAATGTAGCATAGCCCTATGTTAGTTGGGATTCACTTTTTTATACTAAAAGACTGTTAAATTGCGGTTGTTGTGTCTTTATTGTGGAAGTGACAGTTGTGCTACAAAAACTAACTGCCTAATCGAGTACTTATGCAGTTAAAGCACATGTACTGCTTAGGACAGGCATTTGTATGTTTGAGTTCTGTTCTTCTTTTTGATCGTTTGTATGAAATGCAGTATGTTCTCATGGACATGTGTGTTGCACATTTAGGTATCTATATCTTTTATATTGTTAAATGACGCAAGTTAATATAACCATGAGCCTATCACTATTTGATATATTCTACATTTTTTTTACTTTGGATTCTCGTCTTTTGTTGTATTTTTGTAGGCACAGGAATTAACAGTCTTGTGATAAATGGATTTTTAACTTATTCTGGTCCTAGAATGTTATTGTTTCATACTATTTCTTGTAAATTATAATCTCTAACTTCACCCAGATGATATACAAATGCCCTTATGCAGGCATGTTGGTCCTAGTAATGAGTTGTTCACGCCATGCTGTACCAGATAAAACTGCACCCTGTACAGATGGTCATAGTTGTGGTTTCAGCTGGGCAGCATAATGGCATAATGCCCTTTGATTGACCACATCATATTTTGATATCTTTGTCTGTTTCTATTTGCTGCAATTGCAAACATCCTTATTCTAGAAGGGTAGTATAGCCCTTCAGTTTGGTTttgttaaatactccctccattcacaaatagtACGATGTATATAGAcgcgttttagtgtgtttgttcactatGTGGTCCATATTGAagtatccaaaacatcttatatttgtaaaCGGATGTAGTATATGTGTACAACTTTCTATGCATATCTAATTAGTTGCATTTAAAACTATATTCATCAATCATCACACACCCAGACTGTACTTTCCTTCACTCAATGACTACAAAGAACTTGGTCTGAATTTTCCATTTGTATATATCTCGATACCAATAttacacacgcgcgcgcgcgcacacacacacacacacacgcacacgcagcTGTGTGCATTTGTGTTGGGCTAGGCAACCAAACTACTCGCTCTTGTCAGATTGTAAGATTTGGCTAACAAACTTTGTAGCCAAACAGAATACTATTGTGATGAGCCGGAGTGTTTGGGTCCAGGATTGAGACACCATTCTTGTGTATGATTTGTGCTGTATGGTCGCATGTACACATAAAGCCAAAAGGCGATGTGACAACTGATAAATCAAAAGAGGAAAAACTCCTTTTGCAATGTACGAACCAGTGTTTTTTTAGGGGATGTACGAACCAGTGTTAACATGCAAGCAACTCGTGGAGCCATTAGTACCTACTTGCAGCAGCATGCGTAGTTCGAGAGATGGTGGGCCTGGACTATTTCTTTTTAAGAAAAGGCTTAAGCCCGATTTTATAAATAAAACCAACACGGCGAAGCAATCAACAGACACAGGTTCATCGTGATACACCAATACGGGAGCTCCTAGCTGACGCTCGTGGGCGTCAAAAACACGACCTTCCGCGCAGGGCGCGATCTGAATGGGCTGGCCCACTCACTGGCGTCACAGCGAGGCAGTTACTAAAAAATCCCAAAAAACTACGCTGTGTCAAAGTATTCGAACTCACAACCCTACGCTAGATTGTTACG comes from Triticum aestivum cultivar Chinese Spring chromosome 5B, IWGSC CS RefSeq v2.1, whole genome shotgun sequence and encodes:
- the LOC123111845 gene encoding protein FAR1-RELATED SEQUENCE 5 encodes the protein MEVGGQAMMEPQGVELEDDSINFWASLGVSTHVHGVDQMALHNVHILDHQGQSLPPAVVSHPESVCKELFPVEVDPCLEPRVGMEFESGEAAKTFYIAYAGRVGFSVRIARSRKSKCSESIIMLRFVCSKEGFSKEKRVVAGKKTRKRLASIREGCNAMLEVLRRGDNKWVATKLVKEHNHEVGMPSTVHYIATESDTMVDPYIDMEFESLESAKTFYYSYAIRAGFEVRVRQSRKSQDESLKMLKLVCSRHRYHSGRENNGDDTKRDPSRDGCSALFEIIRKDKGIWRVSKLILEHTHELNPAPASSVCCVRSQGEILVIAKNFADTRNLLLNGQDSQPRREIRYNDLGPEDAQSLLEYLKKVQAEDPAFFYAVQLDKNEDTVNIFWADASARMAYYHFGDAVKFETAYRSNKEHIPIVIFSGVNHHVQPVIFGCALLVEESEESFVWLFEKWLEAMHARPPVSFVTELNQEMAAAAAKVLPDTCHIFCEKHILGTVKEELHSIYPGLDHFITDLRKCIDGCRIEESFESCWESVLMKHGFRNNEHLQSLYDIRKRWAPAYTKQSFHARNLLAQSCENLEKIIDTYFSSKTQLQVAVQQLEQAICNFHAKEAQADYLTMFQLPALRTASPVEKQAGLVFSRKVFDIFQEQFAESFGYHAERLEDRMLHKYRLTVDDGDEEAHIVSFSPDQTTVCCSCCLFESCGILCRHALRVFIIEGVRFLPKAYVLKRWTKHAKSTVTLDNYIELRGYCEDPSTSRYNDLCYDAIKCAKEGSTSTERYKIAKEALCKALDEIMPTRNIREQNSQNCTTSLKSPVKKFGTAKGTSGKSIKRPAFKNSLVESNGNR